From the Terriglobales bacterium genome, one window contains:
- a CDS encoding argininosuccinate synthase, whose protein sequence is MPKVVLAYSGGLDTSIIIPWLKENYSDEVIAMVGDVGQGDDIEAVVQKAYKTGAAKVVVEDMREEFLADYVFPAIQAGAVYEHKYLLGTSLARPVIAKHQVEVALREGAGAVAHGCTGKGNDQVRFEHAYQALAPQLKIIAPWREWTLKSREDCLDYAEAHGVEVAQSREKIHSRDRNLLHISHEGGELEDPANAPLETTWQLTRSPQSAPDKAEEVELGFEGGAPVSVNGQKLDPVTLVELLNEIGGRNAVGRVDLVENRFVGMKSRGCYETPGGTLLIAAHRELEALCLEREVAHYKQQVALKYAELVYYGLWFTPLREALDAFVRATQKDVTGEITLSLYKGNVNVKSRKSEHSLYRTDLSSFTMGESYDQKDAQGFIRILGLPARVRAWLKEKKEKKHEVAAK, encoded by the coding sequence GACATCGAGGCGGTCGTCCAGAAGGCGTACAAGACGGGCGCGGCGAAGGTCGTGGTCGAAGACATGCGCGAGGAGTTCCTCGCCGACTACGTGTTCCCGGCGATCCAGGCGGGCGCGGTGTACGAGCACAAGTATCTGCTGGGGACGTCGCTGGCGCGGCCGGTGATCGCGAAGCACCAGGTCGAGGTCGCGCTGCGCGAGGGCGCGGGGGCGGTGGCGCACGGCTGCACCGGCAAGGGCAACGACCAAGTCCGCTTCGAGCACGCGTACCAGGCGCTGGCGCCGCAGCTGAAGATCATCGCGCCGTGGCGCGAGTGGACGCTGAAGTCGCGCGAGGACTGCCTCGATTACGCCGAGGCGCACGGCGTGGAGGTCGCGCAGAGCCGCGAGAAGATCCACTCGCGCGACCGCAACCTGCTGCACATCTCGCACGAGGGCGGCGAGCTGGAAGATCCGGCGAACGCGCCGCTCGAGACCACGTGGCAGCTCACGCGCTCGCCGCAGTCCGCGCCCGACAAGGCGGAAGAGGTGGAGCTCGGGTTCGAGGGCGGAGCGCCGGTGAGCGTGAACGGGCAGAAGCTCGACCCGGTCACGCTGGTCGAGCTGCTGAACGAGATCGGCGGGCGCAACGCGGTCGGCCGCGTGGACCTGGTGGAGAACCGCTTCGTCGGGATGAAGTCGCGCGGCTGCTACGAGACGCCGGGCGGCACGCTGCTGATCGCGGCGCACCGCGAGCTCGAGGCGCTATGCCTGGAGCGCGAGGTCGCGCACTACAAGCAGCAGGTCGCGCTCAAGTACGCGGAGCTGGTCTATTACGGCCTGTGGTTCACGCCGCTGCGCGAGGCGCTCGACGCGTTCGTGCGCGCGACGCAGAAGGACGTGACCGGCGAGATCACGCTCTCGCTCTACAAGGGCAACGTCAACGTGAAGAGCCGGAAGTCGGAGCACTCGCTGTATCGCACCGACCTCTCGTCGTTCACGATGGGCGAGAGCTACGACCAGAAGGACGCGCAAGGGTTCATCCGCATCCTCGGGCTGCCGGCGCGGGTGCGCGCGTGGCTGAAGGAGAAGAAGGAAAAGAAGCACGAGGTCGCCGCGAAGTGA
- the argH gene encoding argininosuccinate lyase has product MAEGEEGKEARGRREVSGGGKKMWSGRFREPLDAEFERWQRSLPFDRRLLAEELAASGAYAEALASAGVLTGDELRTLADGLKKIGAAATADPHFLDDDEAEDIHDFVERRLVELMGDTGSKLHSGRSRNEQIATDLRLYVRKQCDTIGDLLLDLCSALVEQAEKAREAVMPAYTHLQPAEPVLVAHWLLAYAQMFLRDHERLADCRKRVNLSPLGSSAIAGAPLALDRKTMASALGFDAPAANSIDATSDRDFAIEFVQHLALAFTHLSRWAEEFIVFATPAYGFVRLPEAFSTGSSAMPQKQNPDALELIRAKAARVLGNATALLATMKGLPLAYNKDLQETQPPLFDSADQAALALRTAAGFMRAVEFDLDRMRAAASADGMNALAAAMYLVAKGVPFRKAHERVGQMVRACLDRGKQLGELSAAELKAFGPEFGADFAAALKLDAVLALHDVAGGTHPKRVAEQLAQLRKHIAEARREAHAYA; this is encoded by the coding sequence GTGGCTGAAGGAGAAGAAGGAAAAGAAGCACGAGGTCGCCGCGAAGTGAGCGGCGGCGGCAAGAAGATGTGGTCGGGGCGCTTCCGCGAGCCGCTCGACGCGGAGTTCGAGCGCTGGCAGCGTTCGCTGCCGTTCGACCGCAGGCTGCTGGCGGAGGAGCTCGCGGCGAGCGGCGCGTACGCCGAGGCGCTGGCTTCGGCGGGCGTGCTCACGGGCGACGAGCTGCGGACGCTCGCCGACGGGCTGAAGAAGATCGGCGCGGCGGCGACGGCCGACCCGCACTTCCTCGACGACGACGAAGCGGAGGACATCCACGACTTCGTCGAGCGGCGCCTGGTGGAGCTGATGGGCGACACCGGCTCCAAGCTGCACAGCGGGCGCAGTCGCAACGAGCAGATCGCGACCGACTTGCGGCTGTACGTCCGCAAGCAGTGCGACACCATCGGCGACCTGCTGCTCGACCTGTGCTCCGCGCTGGTGGAGCAGGCGGAGAAGGCGCGCGAGGCCGTGATGCCGGCGTACACGCACCTGCAGCCGGCGGAGCCGGTGCTGGTCGCGCACTGGCTGCTGGCCTACGCGCAGATGTTCCTGCGCGACCACGAGCGGCTGGCCGACTGCCGGAAGCGCGTGAACCTGTCGCCGCTGGGCTCCAGCGCGATCGCCGGCGCGCCGCTCGCGCTCGACAGGAAGACCATGGCGTCGGCGCTCGGCTTCGACGCTCCCGCGGCCAACTCCATCGACGCGACCAGCGACCGCGATTTCGCGATCGAGTTCGTGCAGCACCTGGCGCTAGCGTTCACGCACCTCAGCCGCTGGGCCGAGGAGTTCATCGTGTTCGCCACGCCGGCCTACGGGTTCGTTCGGCTGCCGGAGGCGTTCTCGACCGGGTCGAGCGCGATGCCGCAGAAGCAGAACCCGGACGCACTCGAGCTCATCCGCGCGAAAGCCGCGCGCGTGCTCGGCAACGCGACCGCGCTGCTCGCGACCATGAAGGGACTGCCGCTCGCCTACAACAAGGACCTGCAGGAGACGCAGCCGCCGCTGTTCGACTCCGCCGACCAGGCGGCGCTGGCGCTGCGCACCGCCGCCGGCTTCATGCGCGCGGTCGAGTTCGACCTGGACCGCATGCGCGCCGCGGCCTCGGCCGACGGCATGAACGCGCTGGCGGCGGCGATGTACCTGGTCGCGAAGGGCGTGCCGTTCCGCAAGGCGCACGAGCGCGTGGGCCAGATGGTGCGCGCGTGTCTCGACCGGGGCAAGCAGCTCGGGGAGCTGAGCGCGGCGGAGCTGAAGGCGTTCGGCCCGGAGTTCGGCGCGGACTTCGCGGCAGCGCTGAAGCTCGACGCCGTCCTGGCGCTGCACGACGTCGCCGGCGGGACGCATCCGAAGCGCGTCGCGGAGCAGCTCGCGCAGCTCCGCAAACACATCGCCGAAGCGAGGAGGGAAGCGCATGCGTACGCGTAG
- a CDS encoding N-acetyltransferase, whose product MRTRRAVLPDAEAIHELIARYSGDGTLIPRSLNEVCENVRDFTVVVDRGRIVGCGALHLYGPHLTEIRSICVLPEVKGRGAGAMLVDALLREARHHRVDCVCLFTRIPEFFARFGFRAATREELPDKIYKDCLNCPRLHACDEVAMVRGELPQRAVLGELPIILPHQIRPTA is encoded by the coding sequence ATGCGTACGCGTAGAGCGGTGCTTCCCGACGCGGAAGCCATCCACGAGCTGATCGCGCGCTACTCGGGCGACGGCACGCTCATCCCGCGCTCGCTCAACGAGGTGTGCGAGAACGTGCGCGACTTCACCGTGGTGGTGGACCGCGGCAGGATCGTCGGCTGCGGCGCGCTGCATCTCTACGGCCCGCACCTCACCGAGATCCGCTCCATCTGCGTGCTGCCGGAGGTGAAGGGCCGGGGCGCGGGCGCGATGCTGGTGGACGCGCTCCTGCGCGAGGCGCGCCACCACCGCGTGGACTGCGTGTGCCTGTTCACGCGCATCCCGGAATTCTTCGCGCGCTTCGGGTTCCGCGCGGCGACGCGCGAGGAGCTGCCCGACAAGATCTACAAGGACTGCCTGAACTGCCCGCGGCTGCACGCCTGCGACGAGGTCGCGATGGTGCGCGGCGAGTTGCCGCAGCGCGCCGTGCTGGGCGAGCTGCCCATCATCCTGCCCCACCAGATCCGCCCGACCGCATGA